The genomic region AGCGTCCGGTGGGCCTGCCCCAGGGCGTCCGGGTTCCGATCCCGCACCCCCTCTTCCCACGAGGTCCACGCCGCGCCTCCGTGGGCTTGCTTCAGGGCGCGGTAGAGGGCGTAGTCGGGCAGCCAGTCGGAGGCGGCCCGGCGGAACTCCTCGAAGGCGTCCCGCGCGGAGCTTCCCGCGCGCGCTTCGAAGGCGGCGTAGGCCCGCCGAAGGCGCTCCTCCTTGAACGCCTCCGCCTCCGGATAGGCCGTCCGGCCGGGCGGGGTGTCCGGCGCCGCCGCCTCCTCCGGCCGCAGCCAGGACTCCCGCGCGAGGAGGTCGAGGCTGATGAGAAGCGGATTCCCCGCCCAGGAGGAGAGCGCCGAATAGGGGGAATTGCCGAAGCCGGTGGGGCCCAGAGGCAGCATCTGCCACCAGGACTGGCCGGCCGAGGCCAGGAACTCGGCGAACCGGCACGCCGCTTCTCCCAGATCGCCGATGGCGGAGGGCTCGGGAAGGGACGTGGGGTGCAGAAGCACGCCCGCCGCGCGCGTTCGGAGACTGGGTTTCGTGGCCATGGAGGCGCCGAGCGATGGATACCAGATCCGGCCGCGCCGGCGCAAGGGGAACCTGATCTCGCTTAACCTCGGGCATGACAAATTGTATAGTGGAACCGGGTGGGGCGGGAGGGACCGGCACCGGGAAGACAGCTCCATGAAAATCGTCATCGGTTCGGATCACGCGGGCTTCAAGGTCAAGGAACGCCTCAAGAAACTTCTCGAGCAGTGGGGCCATCAGGTGATCGACATGGGCACCACCGGCGAAGAGTCGTGCGACTATCCGGACTTCGCCGAGAAGGTGGCCCGGGCCGTCGCCTCGGGTCAGGGGGAGCGGGGCGTGCTTCTGTGCGGCACGGGGATCGGCATGGCCATGACCGCCAACCGCATTCCGGGAGCTCTGGCCGCCACCGTTCACGACCGGGTGACCGCGGAGATGAGCCGCAAGCACAACAACGCCAACATCTTCTGCGCCGGCGCCTGGGTGCTCCCGGCGGGGGAGATCGAATCGAATCTCAAGGTGTGGCTG from Planctomycetota bacterium harbors:
- the rpiB gene encoding ribose 5-phosphate isomerase B is translated as MKIVIGSDHAGFKVKERLKKLLEQWGHQVIDMGTTGEESCDYPDFAEKVARAVASGQGERGVLLCGTGIGMAMTANRIPGALAATVHDRVTAEMSRKHNNANIFCAGAWVLPAGEIESNLKVWLETPFEGGRHERRVGKILKLDRPK